The Duganella sp. BuS-21 sequence ATAATAAGGGCTACATCGCCTACGAAGAGGCGCTGCGCAATGCCGACTCGGCCAACGGCCTGCGCCTGCAGATCAAGCTGCACGGCGGGCGGCCCGAGCCGGGCGAGGGCGGCGGCGCGTTCGGCGCGCTGAGCATCGAAGAAGAAACAGCCGAAGACGACGAACCGAAAACCTAGAAAGAATCGAGAAAACATCGCATGCCGCAATTTGAAGACAAGATCTGCACCCGCGCACAACTGGCCGCACGCGTGGCCGCATTGCCGAAACCGGTGGTGCTGACCAACGGCGTGTTCGACATCCTGCATCGTGGGCATGTGACCTACCTGGCGCAGGCGCGCGCGCTGGGCGCCTCGCTGGTGGTGGCGGCCAATACCGACGCCTCGGTCAAGCGCCTGGGCAAGGGCGACGATAGGCCCCTGAACAATTGCGGCGACCGCATGGCGGTGCTGGCGGCGCTGGAATCGGTCAGCCTGGTGGTCGATTTCGACGAGGACACGGCGCTGGAAGTGGTGCAGCAAGCGTGTCCGGAAATCTACGCCAAGGGCGGCGACTACCAGATGGACGCCATCCCTGAAGGCAAGGCGGTGATCGCCTACGGCGGCGTAGCGGTGGCGATCGACTTCGAGCACGACCGGTCGACCAGCAAGCTGCTGGCCAAGGTGCGTTCCTTCAAATGAGGATCATCCTGATCCTGGTGGCGGTGCTGGCGTTTTTGTTGGCGCTATGGGGGCCGCCGCTGATGGTGGCGCGCAAATACTGGCTGCGCGGGAATCCGTGGGCCTTCCGCAACCTGCGCTTCGTGCTGCCGGCGCAGCTGGTGGCGGCGGTCACGCTGGCCTTCGCGGCCGAATTCTCCGGCTGGCGCAATCCGGCCGCCATCATGGCCGGCACCACCATGCTGGTCGGCGTGCTGGGTGCTGGCCTGTTGGCGCTGCTCGCGGTATGGGCGGCGCGGCGCTGATCGATGACACTGGCTGGCATGGGCTCAACCGAAATCGACCTGCGCAGCCACGACGCTCCGTTCTCGGACACGCATGACCACGCCCAGCTGGTATTGCTGCTCAAGGCCGGCTGACGCTGGACATCCATGGCAGCGGCGCCTTGCCGCATCCGCTTGATCGCCGGCGTGGCTGCACGCCACCCCCAACATCGGGGTCAGTTCCGACATTCGGACATTTCGCGTGCGAAATGTCCGAATGTCGGAACTGACCCCGATGTTCAGGCGCCGCCGGCGTAGCCGTTCTGGCGCCAGGCTTCGAAGACGACGATGGCGACCGTGTTCGACAGGTTCATGCTGCGGTTGTCGGGGCGCATCGGCAGGCGGATGCGTTGGGCCGGCGGGAAGGTTGCGCGCAGCGTCGGCGGCAGGCCGGCCGTTTCGGAGCCGAAGACGAAGACGTCGCCCGGCTGGAAGCTGGCTTGCGCGAACGGCGCGCTGCCGTGCGTGGTCATGGCGTACATGCGCGCCGGATCCGGCTGGGTGTCGGCCAGGAAGGCGTCCCAGTCCTTGTGCACTTTCATGCGCGCATATTCGTGGTAGTCGAGGCCGGCACGCTTGAGCTTGGAGTCCTCCAGCGGGAAGCCCAGCGGTTCGATCAGGTGCAGCTGCGCACCGGTGTTGGCGCACAGGCGGATGACGTTGCCCGTATTGGGCGGGATTTCCGGGTGGACCAGGACGACGTGGAACATGCGTTTTCTTCCTTTTTTAATCAGTGTGGCGGCGTGCGCGCAAATACCAGGTTGCTGACGCGCGCGGCGCCGTGGCGCTTCAATGTTGCCGCCACTTCATTCAGGGTGCAGCCGCTGGTCATGACGTCGTCGACGACGCCGATGTGGCGGCCTGCCACCAGGGCGGCGTCCGTCACCGTGAAGGCGCCGGCGATGTTTTGCCGGCGCTGCTCGGGCGCGACGCTGCTCTGGGCGGCGGTGTCGTGGACGCGGACGAGCAACTGCGCTGCCAGCGCGATGCCGAGTCCGCGCGCCAGCGGCCGGGCGATTTCCAGCGCCTGGTTGTAACCGCGTCCTGCCAGCCGGCGCGGTCCCAGGGGCACCGGGCAGAGCAGGGCGGGCAGGGCGTAGTCCGCTTGCGATTGCACGGCGTCGCGCAGCAGGCCGGCGCATAGCGGGGCCAGCGCCAGGCGGTGGCCGAATTTCAGTTGCAACACCAACTGGTCGACCGGCAAAGCGTAGTCGGCTGCGACCAGCGTGTGGTCGAAAGTCGGCCGGTGCGCCTGGCAGGCGCCGCATAACAGGCCGGCCGCCGACACCGGGTTGGCGCAGCAGTGGCAGCGGGCGATGGCGGCCGCCGCGCCGAAGAACTGGGCCGCGCAGCCGCGGCAGAGCGCGTCGTCGCTGTCGCCGCCGCACAGGGCGCAGGCGTTGGGCAGCAGATGCCGCAGCAGCCATGCGGCCCAGCTTGTCGTTCGCTTTATGTTGCCATTCATGCCACGTCCCCGCGCTGAAAACCGGCCCGGTCGTCGTCGCGATCGCGTGCAACCATGTACACTGCCGACATTATCGCATTACATCGACTCATCACCATGCAAGTCCCTGCTAATCCACCCAAACTCAGCGCGCCTATCGACCTGGAGCGCGTCCGTACACTGTTTTCCCGCCCTGAACGCATCGCGACCGCCGATTTCCTGCGTCGTGAAGTATCTTCGCGCATGTTCGACCGCCTGGAATTGATTAAAATTGCGCCGCAGCGCGTTTTGGACGCCGGTTGCGGCGCCGGCGCTGATTTGCCTTTGTTGCAAAAATCGTATCCCGCCGCCCAGATCCTTGGCATCGACGCCGCCGACGCCATGCTGCGCTCGGCCCACGCGCCGGGCGCCAAGTCGTCCTCGCTGAACCAGTTGCTGAGCAAGCTGCTGCCGTCCAAGAGCGGCGTCGACCTGCTGTGCGGCGATTTCGCCGAGCTGCCGCTGGGGCCGAATACCGTGGATCTGGTCTGGTCCAACCTGGCCCTGCACTGGCACCCGCAGCCGGACCGCGTGTTTGCCGAGTGGCGCCGCGTGTTGCGCGTGAACAGCCTGCTGATGTTTTCCACCTTCGGCCCCGATTCGCTGCGCGAACTGCGCACCGCTTTCGCCGAAGCCGACCTGGCGCCCCACGTTTTACCCTTCGTCGACATGCACGATTTCGGCGATCAACTGGTCGAGGCGGGCTTTTCCACCCCGGTGCTGGACATGGAAACCATCACCGTGACCTACGATACGCCACAAGCGTTGTTGTCCGACGTGCGCGCTTTGGGCGGGAATCCGCTCACAACGTTGCGCCGCAGCATGATGGGCAAACAGGCATGGCAGCGCATGCTCGATACCCTGGAACGCGGTCGTCGTTCCGACGGGAAACTCGGCCTGACCTTTGAAGTTATCTACGGTCACGCCTTCCGCCCTGCACCCAAGGTCACTTCCAAAGGGGAAGTCATTATCCGCTTCGATCCGCCGCGCCAGCCGCGCTAAGGGCGGCATCCATGTTGCCATGCGGCGTGTCGCCCTGTGGCACAGCATAGTTGTGAAATCGATTATTTCTTGATGCTGCCGGATTTTGTTCTATATAATCATTCACTAATTTTGCCAGCCAGTCACGTCGCCAGCTATAAATCAGCGACCCCAGGCAAAAGCAGGTTAATACGAGCACGATCGAGCAGTTGAATTAAGCAGAATCGAGCGTCGGCGTTGTTTCGCGGCAGGTTGCGGGTCATGCTGGCGTCAGTTGTTTAAGGAGCGTCGCCGGTTCTTTTCACCGATCAGCCGGTCAGACGTTAAAAAAATATTTTAATTTCTTGGGCAGTTGGGGAAAACATGAAACATGTGAAGCGACTTCAAGCGTTGATGCTCGGGCTGTCGATGTTGGCAGCCGGTATGCCAGCGTG is a genomic window containing:
- a CDS encoding adenylyltransferase/cytidyltransferase family protein, with product MPQFEDKICTRAQLAARVAALPKPVVLTNGVFDILHRGHVTYLAQARALGASLVVAANTDASVKRLGKGDDRPLNNCGDRMAVLAALESVSLVVDFDEDTALEVVQQACPEIYAKGGDYQMDAIPEGKAVIAYGGVAVAIDFEHDRSTSKLLAKVRSFK
- a CDS encoding methyltransferase domain-containing protein yields the protein MQVPANPPKLSAPIDLERVRTLFSRPERIATADFLRREVSSRMFDRLELIKIAPQRVLDAGCGAGADLPLLQKSYPAAQILGIDAADAMLRSAHAPGAKSSSLNQLLSKLLPSKSGVDLLCGDFAELPLGPNTVDLVWSNLALHWHPQPDRVFAEWRRVLRVNSLLMFSTFGPDSLRELRTAFAEADLAPHVLPFVDMHDFGDQLVEAGFSTPVLDMETITVTYDTPQALLSDVRALGGNPLTTLRRSMMGKQAWQRMLDTLERGRRSDGKLGLTFEVIYGHAFRPAPKVTSKGEVIIRFDPPRQPR
- a CDS encoding ComF family protein encodes the protein MNGNIKRTTSWAAWLLRHLLPNACALCGGDSDDALCRGCAAQFFGAAAAIARCHCCANPVSAAGLLCGACQAHRPTFDHTLVAADYALPVDQLVLQLKFGHRLALAPLCAGLLRDAVQSQADYALPALLCPVPLGPRRLAGRGYNQALEIARPLARGLGIALAAQLLVRVHDTAAQSSVAPEQRRQNIAGAFTVTDAALVAGRHIGVVDDVMTSGCTLNEVAATLKRHGAARVSNLVFARTPPH
- the trmL gene encoding tRNA (uridine(34)/cytosine(34)/5-carboxymethylaminomethyluridine(34)-2'-O)-methyltransferase TrmL; amino-acid sequence: MFHVVLVHPEIPPNTGNVIRLCANTGAQLHLIEPLGFPLEDSKLKRAGLDYHEYARMKVHKDWDAFLADTQPDPARMYAMTTHGSAPFAQASFQPGDVFVFGSETAGLPPTLRATFPPAQRIRLPMRPDNRSMNLSNTVAIVVFEAWRQNGYAGGA